Part of the Spartobacteria bacterium genome, GGATCAACAGCGACCGCCTGCGCCGCTACACCCGGCCGGTCAGCGATGAGCTGATCCAGAATATCGAAAGGCACCGGCCCAAGACCAAGGCCCAGTTGAACCGCATCTGGTACGGCTACCACAACAACCAGCCCCAGCATTACGACAACACCCGCTACCACGGAGTCAACCTGCACAATGTCTGGTACCGGGGCACGGTGGAGTTCCGCTGGTTCGAGGCGACCCTGCATGCCGGAAAGATCAAAGCCTACCTCCAGTTCTGCTTGGGCATCGCCGCCAAGGCACTCAACGGCAGAGCCGCATCCAGTCGCAAGCGGGACTTCGATCCGCAAAGCGCTAAGTATGACTTCCGCGTCTTTCTGCTTCACCTCGGCCTGATCGGGGATGAGTTCAAAACCGCCCGATTACACCTGATGAAAAACATGCCCGGTGACGCGGCCTTCAAGAACGGTCGTCCCAAACCGGATGAAACCGAAACCACCATTCAAACCACAGAGGCCGGGTCTAATCCCGGCCTTTCTGTTTTAGGAGGTGAATCATGAAGATACTGATCCACTCGACAACACTCGACGGCGAACCGTTGGACGCTGACGGCATCGCTCTGGAAGGCAAAAACTGTGCGGAGCTGGTGGACATCATGAAAGGCCAGACACCATTCACCATCGAAGCGACCGCCCGTGATTACATGCTCGGTGTGCTTGGCCGCATCGAGCCGGACCGGAAACTCCAGCTGCCAGAAGATCCAGAAACGGCCGCAGCCGAATTTCTGACCCTGCTGGGAAAGCATGGGCTGGTGGAGTTCCTGCCGGATGACGCCTTCATCGACCTGCCGCCGGAGGACACCTGTGCCAAGGAGGATGAGTGTTATTGCGGATTTCGGATGGATGATTTCGGATTAAAACCATGAAAACATGTCATGCAAAAATCCACATTCCGCAATCCCAAATCCAAACAGTCCGCAGTCCGCAATCTCACTTCCGCAATTGCTTAGAACGCGCGGTCTTGATGGAAGCAATAACCATGGAGAGAATCTCGTTTGCTTCACTCTTCAAATCAATCAGCAGTTTCTCTTCCATCAGCCCGGCTTCAACAATCAGCTCCATCCAATACATACTTTCGTCGCACTCTTCCTCAACAATTCCCATTTTGGCAATGAATTCAGGAG contains:
- a CDS encoding amidoligase; its protein translation is MDLRELRYGIEIETVKRTREQIAWAIHSVVGGHVRHVGVPASYDPWEVEDLRGRKWKVVNDASLTNVPSHLRAELVSPVLTYDDLEQLQEVARAIRKAGGKINSQCGIHIHIDAEPFDGRKLGNLAKVVYKQEPLILHALGINSDRLRRYTRPVSDELIQNIERHRPKTKAQLNRIWYGYHNNQPQHYDNTRYHGVNLHNVWYRGTVEFRWFEATLHAGKIKAYLQFCLGIAAKALNGRAASSRKRDFDPQSAKYDFRVFLLHLGLIGDEFKTARLHLMKNMPGDAAFKNGRPKPDETETTIQTTEAGSNPGLSVLGGES
- a CDS encoding four helix bundle protein, which translates into the protein MNTEDFKNRTKAFALRVIRLTEALPKNQTANVIGKQLLRCGTSVGANYRAACRARSTPEFIAKMGIVEEECDESMYWMELIVEAGLMEEKLLIDLKSEANEILSMVIASIKTARSKQLRK